One segment of Pricia mediterranea DNA contains the following:
- the mltG gene encoding endolytic transglycosylase MltG: MYIRKILFFILIGGLIAGGLFAYMVYDAIFAPNTNFNNEQAYVYIPSDAGFEDVKELLDPLLEDMDSFKEVADRKGYISNVRAGKYEIRKGMNNNEIINSLRSKNIPVQVAFNNQETLADLAGRIAHQLEPDSIMLMNKLNDPDFLKANGFTDDTKLEMYVPNSYEFFWNTSAEGFRDRMLKEYKRFWTDKRLEKAKALNLTPSEVVSLAAVVHKETAKVDERPRVAGVYLNRIRNGMLLQADPTVIYAIKKHTGNFDTIIKRVLYKDLELDSPYNTYKYSGVPPGPITMPDISAVDAVLNPEKHDFLYFVADVQNFGYHMFARTLAQHNRNKAQYIRWLSKQNIKR; the protein is encoded by the coding sequence ATGTATATCAGAAAAATCTTATTTTTCATCCTGATTGGCGGCCTCATTGCGGGCGGTCTATTCGCCTACATGGTCTATGATGCCATCTTTGCGCCCAACACCAACTTCAATAATGAACAGGCCTACGTCTATATTCCTTCCGATGCCGGTTTTGAAGATGTAAAAGAACTATTGGACCCACTGCTCGAGGATATGGATTCTTTTAAGGAGGTCGCCGATAGAAAGGGATATATTTCGAATGTAAGAGCCGGGAAGTACGAAATTAGGAAGGGAATGAACAACAATGAGATCATCAACTCCCTGCGCAGCAAAAACATTCCCGTTCAAGTGGCCTTCAATAATCAGGAAACCTTGGCCGATCTGGCCGGGCGAATTGCCCATCAACTGGAACCGGATAGTATTATGCTGATGAACAAACTGAACGATCCGGACTTTTTAAAGGCCAATGGCTTTACCGATGATACCAAACTGGAGATGTACGTGCCCAACAGCTACGAATTCTTCTGGAACACCTCGGCCGAGGGCTTCAGGGACCGTATGCTCAAGGAATACAAGCGTTTTTGGACCGATAAACGATTGGAAAAAGCCAAAGCGCTCAACCTGACCCCATCGGAGGTGGTGTCGCTGGCCGCCGTCGTTCACAAAGAGACCGCTAAGGTCGACGAACGCCCTAGGGTCGCGGGAGTCTACTTGAACCGTATCCGAAACGGGATGTTGCTCCAGGCCGACCCGACCGTAATCTATGCAATTAAAAAACATACCGGGAATTTCGATACCATCATCAAAAGGGTACTTTACAAGGATTTGGAACTGGATTCCCCTTACAACACCTATAAATACTCGGGTGTTCCCCCAGGCCCGATTACCATGCCCGACATCTCGGCGGTAGATGCCGTATTAAATCCCGAAAAGCACGATTTTTTGTATTTCGTGGCGGACGTTCAGAACTTTGGGTACCATATGTTCGCAAGGACCTTGGCGCAGCACAACCGAAATAAAGCGCAGTACATCAGATGGTTAAGTAAGCAAAATATTAAGAGATAG
- a CDS encoding GNAT family N-acetyltransferase, with product MLALQGEHISLRALEPEDLDFLYHLENSIDIWEISGTTTPYSRYVLKKYLDHAHLDIYDVKQLRLCICDEGGTAVGLIDMFDFDPKNRRAGIGIVVLEAGNRNRGVGSESIRLLTEYAFSVLDLHQLYANVVEDNAGSIHLFKKLGFKEVGVKRDWIFSNGSYKDEILFQKLRS from the coding sequence ATGTTAGCGTTGCAAGGAGAACATATCAGTTTAAGAGCGCTGGAACCGGAGGATCTCGATTTTTTGTACCATCTGGAAAATTCTATCGATATCTGGGAAATAAGCGGTACGACCACTCCCTATTCGCGGTACGTATTGAAGAAATACCTTGATCATGCCCATCTCGATATTTACGATGTGAAGCAGCTGCGACTATGCATCTGTGACGAAGGGGGAACGGCTGTCGGACTTATAGATATGTTCGATTTTGATCCCAAAAACCGCAGGGCGGGCATCGGCATCGTGGTGCTGGAGGCTGGGAACAGGAATAGGGGAGTAGGTTCGGAGTCCATTCGCCTGTTGACGGAATACGCTTTTTCCGTTCTGGATCTACATCAATTGTATGCCAACGTCGTCGAGGATAACGCCGGTAGCATCCATCTTTTCAAAAAATTGGGCTTTAAGGAGGTAGGGGTGAAAAGGGACTGGATTTTTTCCAACGGTAGTTATAAGGATGAAATCCTTTTTCAGAAGTTGAGAAGCTGA
- the dapF gene encoding diaminopimelate epimerase, with protein MAILFYKYQGTGNDFIMIDNRQSLFPKNNAKLVASLCDRKFGIGADGLILLENDDLSSFKMVYFNADGNEGSMCGNGGRCTVAFAKYLGIVRDKASFTAVDGLHAALIGKKGIRLQMQAVSEIRIKPNVVFMDTGSPHHVQLVNNLADLDVFGEGEKLRYGLYGKAGSNINFVEQVEEAIFSVRTYERGVENETLSCGTGVTAVALAMHKIGKTKANTVTVHTQGGTLQVEFEQDGDGYINIHLIGPAKQVFKGEISC; from the coding sequence ATGGCCATCCTCTTTTATAAATATCAAGGTACCGGGAACGATTTCATCATGATCGACAACCGGCAATCCCTATTTCCCAAAAACAATGCCAAACTGGTGGCGTCGCTGTGTGACCGCAAGTTCGGCATCGGGGCGGACGGACTCATCTTATTGGAAAATGACGATTTGTCATCTTTCAAGATGGTGTATTTTAATGCGGATGGGAACGAAGGCAGTATGTGCGGTAACGGGGGGCGATGTACCGTGGCTTTTGCAAAATACCTGGGTATCGTTCGGGATAAGGCAAGCTTCACTGCAGTCGATGGCCTGCACGCAGCCCTGATCGGTAAGAAGGGGATACGCCTTCAGATGCAGGCGGTCTCTGAAATACGAATAAAGCCCAATGTGGTCTTTATGGATACCGGATCGCCGCATCACGTGCAACTGGTGAATAATCTTGCAGATCTTGACGTGTTCGGGGAAGGGGAAAAATTGCGATACGGATTGTACGGAAAAGCCGGTAGCAACATCAACTTTGTCGAGCAGGTCGAAGAAGCTATCTTTTCGGTCAGGACCTACGAGCGCGGGGTGGAGAACGAAACCCTTTCCTGTGGCACGGGGGTCACGGCCGTGGCCTTGGCCATGCACAAAATAGGAAAAACGAAAGCCAACACAGTGACTGTGCACACACAGGGTGGAACCCTTCAGGTAGAATTTGAACAGGATGGCGACGGCTATATCAACATTCATCTTATCGGTCCCGCCAAACAGGTCTTCAAAGGGGAGATCTCATGTTAG
- a CDS encoding trypsin-like peptidase domain-containing protein, giving the protein MKRIASTLLVAVFAGAITLGAYKLFFENTNYAVVTEANDASVFDTSFIPTSPKGAGINDVDFTRAAESTVNAVVHVKNVTITRAQPSSLMEFFYGHGGGQERAQVGTGSGVIISQDGYIVTNNHVIANANKLQVTLNNNKTYEAELIGTDPNSDIALIKVDADRKLPYLAFGDSDNVKIGEWVLAVGNPFNLTSTVTAGIVSAKARDLHMGRNQSFIQTDAAVNPGNSGGALVNTNGDLVGINTAITSQTGSYVGYSFAVPSNIAKKVVDDILEYGNVQKGILGVSTIPAHTPYAVKKGISDIDGVYVESVEDNTGAAEADIRSGDIIKQVDDIKVSKFPDLTGYLSTKKPGDEVQVTIDRDGESLILPVMLTEIQTLVVPEMGLEVKNLTDKERKKYRLKSGVRIVGVPERYRGYDLEGKILLALGDEEIDDIQEARALFGRISKYGKTVITMLNEKGERERLIFQ; this is encoded by the coding sequence ATGAAAAGGATTGCAAGTACATTATTGGTCGCCGTTTTTGCGGGAGCGATTACCTTGGGGGCCTACAAATTATTCTTCGAAAACACCAACTACGCGGTAGTTACGGAAGCGAACGATGCATCAGTGTTCGACACGAGCTTCATCCCTACCTCGCCGAAAGGGGCGGGCATTAACGATGTCGATTTTACCAGGGCGGCCGAAAGCACGGTCAATGCCGTAGTACACGTTAAAAACGTAACGATTACCCGAGCTCAGCCTTCGAGTCTGATGGAATTTTTCTACGGACATGGAGGCGGACAGGAACGGGCCCAGGTCGGGACCGGTTCGGGCGTGATTATTTCGCAAGACGGATATATCGTGACCAACAATCATGTTATTGCCAATGCCAATAAGTTACAGGTTACGTTAAATAATAACAAGACCTATGAGGCGGAACTGATCGGCACAGATCCGAATTCCGATATTGCCCTGATCAAGGTCGACGCGGACCGTAAACTGCCCTATCTTGCCTTCGGAGACTCCGACAATGTCAAAATTGGCGAGTGGGTCTTAGCCGTTGGCAACCCCTTTAACCTTACTTCTACGGTGACCGCGGGAATCGTGAGCGCAAAGGCGAGGGACTTGCATATGGGCCGCAACCAATCGTTCATCCAGACCGACGCGGCCGTCAACCCAGGTAACAGTGGTGGCGCCCTGGTGAACACCAATGGCGATTTAGTGGGCATCAATACGGCTATCACTTCACAGACGGGTTCCTACGTGGGCTATTCGTTTGCGGTACCTAGCAATATTGCCAAGAAAGTGGTCGATGATATTTTGGAATACGGCAATGTACAAAAGGGTATATTGGGCGTCAGTACCATCCCGGCACATACTCCCTACGCCGTTAAAAAAGGAATCAGCGATATCGACGGAGTATACGTCGAAAGTGTCGAAGATAACACAGGGGCGGCTGAAGCCGATATCCGTAGCGGCGACATCATAAAACAGGTGGACGATATCAAAGTAAGTAAGTTTCCTGATCTTACCGGATATCTTTCCACGAAAAAACCAGGGGACGAGGTGCAGGTAACCATCGATAGGGACGGGGAAAGTTTGATTCTTCCCGTTATGTTGACCGAAATACAGACCCTGGTCGTTCCTGAAATGGGACTCGAAGTAAAAAACCTGACCGATAAGGAACGAAAGAAGTATAGGTTGAAATCAGGAGTGCGTATTGTCGGTGTTCCGGAAAGGTATCGCGGATATGATTTGGAAGGTAAGATCTTGCTGGCGCTGGGCGATGAGGAGATTGACGATATTCAAGAGGCCCGGGCTTTGTTCGGACGCATTTCAAAATATGGAAAGACCGTAATTACTATGTTGAACGAAAAAGGGGAACGCGAAAGATTGATTTTTCAGTAG
- a CDS encoding tRNA (guanine-N1)-methyltransferase, with protein sequence MKGFRILLMAAALLTLGLQDSHAQNDQEEELSLDKGNVDSQFEYVYQKSGNYRSDGKLYEVVRKISLDKLRQNVMDTLNGFNTRAAELKATIAGHESTIMSLEKKLEDTTNSLAQVTEEKDNMSFLGIAVSKGTYNAILWTVIAGLLILLLFFIYRFRNSNILTQEAKTNLSELETEYEDHRRRALEREQKISRQLQDEINKYKKQK encoded by the coding sequence ATGAAAGGTTTTAGAATACTGTTGATGGCAGCGGCCTTGTTGACCTTAGGCCTCCAAGATTCACATGCCCAAAACGATCAAGAAGAGGAGCTTTCCCTAGACAAGGGAAATGTTGATAGCCAGTTCGAATACGTTTACCAAAAGTCGGGCAACTACAGGTCCGATGGCAAGCTGTACGAGGTCGTACGCAAGATTTCCTTGGACAAGCTTCGCCAAAACGTGATGGACACCCTGAACGGATTCAACACCCGTGCCGCCGAGCTAAAAGCCACGATCGCAGGCCATGAGTCGACCATCATGTCCCTAGAAAAAAAGCTGGAAGATACCACCAATAGCCTTGCTCAAGTTACCGAAGAAAAAGACAACATGTCGTTTTTGGGCATTGCTGTTTCAAAAGGCACTTATAACGCCATTTTATGGACAGTGATTGCAGGTCTGCTGATTTTATTGCTCTTTTTCATCTATAGATTCCGAAACAGCAATATTCTCACCCAAGAGGCAAAGACCAATCTATCGGAACTGGAAACGGAGTATGAGGACCATCGAAGGAGGGCCTTGGAACGCGAACAAAAAATAAGCCGGCAGCTGCAAGACGAAATCAACAAATACAAAAAACAGAAATAA
- the trmD gene encoding tRNA (guanosine(37)-N1)-methyltransferase TrmD — MRIDIITVLPELLESPFNASILKRAIKKGMVEVHLHNLRDYTDKSYNQVDDYQYGGGAGMVLMIEPIDKCISALTAERDYDEVIYMTPDGETLDQKMANGLSLLNNVIILCGHYKGVDHRVREAYITKEISVGDYVLSGGELGAAIVCDAVIRLIPGVLNNETSALTDTFQDNLLAPPVYTRPSEYKGMKVPEILLSGNFPKICEWREEKAQKRTEDLRPDLLE; from the coding sequence ATGCGCATCGATATCATCACTGTACTTCCCGAACTTTTGGAAAGTCCCTTTAATGCCTCTATTCTTAAAAGGGCCATCAAAAAAGGAATGGTAGAAGTCCATCTTCACAATCTAAGGGACTATACCGACAAGAGCTATAATCAAGTGGACGATTACCAGTATGGCGGTGGGGCCGGAATGGTACTGATGATCGAGCCTATCGACAAATGCATTTCTGCACTTACAGCGGAGCGGGATTACGATGAAGTCATCTATATGACCCCCGATGGCGAAACCTTGGACCAAAAAATGGCAAATGGGCTTTCGTTGTTGAACAACGTTATTATTCTTTGTGGACATTACAAGGGAGTTGACCATCGGGTGAGGGAGGCTTATATCACTAAGGAAATTTCCGTGGGCGATTACGTACTCTCTGGCGGTGAACTTGGCGCGGCAATCGTCTGTGATGCGGTAATACGACTGATTCCCGGGGTACTGAACAATGAAACTTCGGCCCTGACCGACACTTTTCAAGACAATTTATTGGCTCCACCGGTCTACACCAGGCCATCGGAATACAAGGGAATGAAAGTGCCCGAAATTCTTTTGAGCGGCAATTTTCCCAAAATTTGCGAATGGCGGGAAGAGAAGGCGCAAAAACGTACGGAAGACCTCCGACCCGATTTATTGGAATGA